The Christiangramia salexigens genome includes the window GCATGATCTTATCACGATCGTCACCCTGAATGATGATCTCTCCATCTTTTGTAGAGCCGCCGACTCCACATTTTTTCTTCAATTTTTTACCAAGAGAAATCAGTTGCTCTTCCGGCCCAACAAATCCTTTAATAATGGTTACGGTTTTCCCGCCACGACCTTTATTACTGAAATGGGCTTCGAGACGTTGCTCACCCGGAGACAGGGATTCTTCAGATTCATCTCCTAATAACTCATTTTCATCAAATTCATCATTAGTAGAAAACACAAAGCCTCCAAGATCTTCGAGTCCTAATTTCTTCTTTGCCATAACTATTTTTTAGCAAGTCCGATCTCAACCAAACGCTGATGAAGAAATTCACCAGCAGTGATATCTTCATACTGTTTTGGATGATCTTCATCAATACATTCTTCCAGACAATCCAGTTTCATTTCACTTCTTGGGTGCATGAAGAAAGGAATGGAATATCTTGGTTTGTCCCATTCTTCTTTCGGTGGGTTTATAACTCTGTGGATCGTAGATCTTAAT containing:
- a CDS encoding translation initiation factor, with protein sequence MAKKKLGLEDLGGFVFSTNDEFDENELLGDESEESLSPGEQRLEAHFSNKGRGGKTVTIIKGFVGPEEQLISLGKKLKKKCGVGGSTKDGEIIIQGDDRDKIMQILEKEGYNVKRVGG